The Streptococcus viridans genome includes a window with the following:
- a CDS encoding TrkH family potassium uptake protein, with amino-acid sequence MNKSMIRYLLAKLLLIEAMLLCVPIVVALLNLKNDFVVKDSPTVFISLFATIAILLVLGGIGSFFKPKDFHIYAKEGVLIVALCWILWSFFGALPFVFSGQIPNIIDAFFEVSSGFTTTGATILNDVSVLSPSLLFWRSFTHLIGGMGVLVFALAIMDNNKNSHLEVMKAEVPGPVFGKIVSKLKNTAQILYYLYLALFFLFVVIYFCAGMPLYDSFIIAMGTAGTGGFTVFNDGIAHYHSTLITYLVSFGVLVFGVNFNLYYYIMLRKFKAFFGDEELRTYLMIVGVSSLMIACNIFHLYHNFADSFEMSFFQVSNVITTTGFGFGNTVDWPLFSQFLLLMLMVVGGSAGSTAGGLKVIRCLILARIGKNQIRSTLSPNRVMTLHVNGTALDKDTQHKILKYFVVYTLITIALIAVVSFDSNNFMTVVSAVFSCFNNIGPMIGTTDTFAIFSPISKFLLSIAMIAGRLEIYPMLLLFMPRTWSDR; translated from the coding sequence ATGAACAAAAGTATGATTCGCTACCTTTTAGCAAAACTCCTTCTGATTGAAGCCATGTTACTCTGTGTGCCGATTGTGGTTGCACTTCTCAATCTAAAGAACGATTTTGTTGTCAAGGATAGCCCGACTGTCTTTATCTCCCTATTTGCAACCATTGCCATCCTCCTTGTATTGGGAGGCATTGGTTCCTTTTTCAAACCCAAAGATTTTCACATCTATGCCAAGGAAGGCGTTCTGATTGTGGCTTTATGTTGGATCCTCTGGTCCTTCTTTGGTGCTCTTCCTTTTGTCTTTTCAGGACAAATCCCAAACATCATTGATGCATTTTTCGAAGTTAGCTCTGGTTTTACGACTACAGGGGCAACCATTTTAAATGATGTCTCCGTCCTCAGTCCTTCCCTTCTTTTCTGGCGTAGTTTCACCCACTTAATCGGAGGGATGGGGGTGCTGGTCTTTGCCCTAGCTATTATGGACAACAATAAGAACAGCCACCTCGAAGTGATGAAAGCAGAAGTGCCTGGTCCCGTATTTGGTAAAATTGTATCCAAATTGAAGAACACAGCTCAAATCCTTTATTACCTCTATTTAGCCCTCTTCTTCCTCTTTGTCGTAATCTACTTCTGTGCTGGCATGCCTCTTTATGATAGCTTTATCATTGCTATGGGGACTGCTGGTACTGGTGGGTTCACCGTCTTCAATGACGGGATTGCTCACTACCATTCGACGCTCATCACCTATTTGGTCAGCTTTGGAGTCTTGGTCTTTGGGGTCAATTTTAACCTTTATTACTACATCATGCTTCGCAAGTTCAAAGCCTTCTTCGGCGATGAAGAACTTCGCACCTACCTGATGATTGTCGGGGTTTCTTCCCTTATGATTGCCTGCAACATTTTCCATCTCTATCATAATTTTGCAGATAGTTTTGAAATGTCCTTTTTCCAAGTCTCCAATGTCATTACCACAACTGGATTTGGTTTTGGCAATACTGTTGATTGGCCGCTCTTTTCTCAGTTCCTCCTTCTCATGCTCATGGTGGTTGGTGGATCCGCTGGGTCAACGGCTGGGGGACTAAAAGTGATTCGCTGCTTAATTCTAGCTCGGATCGGGAAGAATCAAATTCGTTCGACTCTCTCACCCAATCGGGTGATGACCCTGCATGTGAATGGCACTGCCTTGGATAAAGACACCCAGCACAAAATCTTAAAATATTTCGTAGTCTATACCTTGATTACGATCGCCCTCATTGCGGTTGTCAGCTTTGACAGCAACAATTTTATGACGGTTGTCAGTGCAGTCTTTAGTTGCTTTAACAATATCGGACCGATGATTGGGACAACGGATACCTTCGCTATCTTTAGCCCCATCTCTAAATTCTTACTATCAATTGCCATGATTGCAGGACGGTTAGAAATCTACCCGATGTTACTGCTCTTTATGCCTCGCACTTGGTCCGATCGCTAA
- the yidD gene encoding membrane protein insertion efficiency factor YidD: MKKCAIGLVRLYQRLLSPLFPPSCRYSPTCSNYMIQAIERHGLKGILMGLARILRCHPWSKTGVDPVPDHFSLRSHLEEEKSEN; the protein is encoded by the coding sequence ATGAAGAAATGTGCGATTGGTCTTGTTCGTCTCTATCAACGCCTTCTTTCTCCCCTCTTTCCACCCTCCTGTCGCTATAGTCCTACCTGTTCCAACTATATGATTCAGGCTATTGAACGGCATGGTTTGAAAGGGATTCTGATGGGGCTTGCCCGGATTCTTCGTTGCCATCCCTGGAGCAAGACTGGAGTAGATCCAGTTCCAGATCATTTCAGTCTGAGAAGCCACCTAGAAGAAGAGAAAAGCGAAAATTAA
- a CDS encoding pseudouridine synthase gives MRINKYIAHAGVASRRKAEELIKQGLVTVNGQVVRELATTIKSGDKVEVEGQPIYNEEKVYYLLNKPRGVISSVSDDKGRPTVIDLLPQVKERIYPVGRLDWDTSGVLILTNDGDFTDEMIHPRNEIDKVYVARVKGLANKENLRPLTRGVTIDGKKTKPATYEILKVDPEKNRSVVQLTIHEGRNHQVKKMFEAVGLLVDKLSRTQFGNLDVSGLRPGEYRRLNKKEISQLHTLAVTKTKK, from the coding sequence ATGAGAATTAACAAATATATTGCTCATGCTGGTGTCGCAAGCCGCCGCAAAGCAGAGGAATTGATTAAGCAAGGCCTTGTCACTGTAAATGGCCAAGTGGTCCGTGAATTGGCGACAACGATCAAGTCTGGAGACAAGGTAGAAGTAGAAGGTCAACCAATATACAACGAGGAGAAGGTTTACTACCTCTTAAATAAACCAAGAGGGGTCATCTCCAGTGTATCAGACGATAAAGGGAGACCAACTGTTATTGATTTGTTACCGCAAGTCAAGGAACGGATTTATCCTGTTGGTCGTTTGGACTGGGATACCTCTGGGGTCCTCATTTTGACTAATGATGGTGATTTTACGGATGAAATGATCCACCCGCGTAATGAGATTGATAAGGTTTATGTTGCGCGCGTGAAGGGATTGGCCAACAAAGAAAACTTGCGTCCCTTGACTCGTGGTGTGACCATTGATGGCAAAAAGACCAAGCCAGCAACCTATGAGATTCTAAAGGTTGATCCAGAAAAGAATCGCTCAGTTGTCCAATTGACCATCCATGAAGGACGCAATCACCAGGTCAAAAAGATGTTTGAAGCCGTTGGCCTCTTGGTGGATAAATTGTCCCGGACCCAATTTGGAAATCTAGACGTTTCTGGACTTCGTCCTGGTGAATACCGCCGTCTCAATAAAAAAGAAATCAGCCAATTGCATACCCTTGCAGTGACAAAGACGAAAAAATAA
- the scpB gene encoding SMC-Scp complex subunit ScpB: MSKIAEMEALLFVAGEDGLTVRQIADLLSLPPTGVIQSLEKLAQKYEQDQDSSMALLETASTYKLVTKSQYAELLREYSKSPMNQSLSRAALETLSIIAYKQPITRIEVDDIRGVNSSGAISKLLSFELIREDGKKEVIGRPNLYVTTDYFLDYMGINHLDELPIVEETELIGQESQLFTERTEEIDEN, translated from the coding sequence ATGAGTAAAATTGCAGAGATGGAGGCCCTCTTGTTTGTTGCAGGAGAAGATGGTTTGACGGTGAGGCAGATTGCCGACCTCTTATCCCTTCCTCCCACAGGGGTGATTCAAAGTTTAGAAAAATTGGCCCAGAAATATGAGCAGGATCAAGATTCTAGTATGGCCTTATTAGAGACAGCGTCAACCTATAAATTAGTGACTAAATCCCAATATGCAGAGCTGTTACGTGAGTATTCAAAGTCACCAATGAATCAAAGTCTCTCTCGGGCTGCCTTGGAAACTCTCTCTATCATTGCCTATAAACAGCCGATTACTCGGATTGAAGTCGATGATATTCGAGGGGTTAACTCAAGTGGAGCTATTTCAAAATTACTTTCTTTTGAGTTGATTCGAGAAGATGGGAAGAAAGAAGTCATTGGGAGACCTAATCTCTATGTGACGACAGATTACTTTTTGGATTACATGGGGATAAACCATCTAGACGAGCTACCAATTGTTGAAGAGACTGAGTTAATCGGTCAAGAAAGCCAATTATTTACAGAAAGAACTGAGGAAATTGATGAGAATTAA
- a CDS encoding segregation/condensation protein A — MDIKIKDFEGPLDLLLHLVSKYQMDIYEVPLIEVIEQYLAYLTTLQAMRLEVAGEYMLMASQLTLIKSRRLLPKIAEQATDEEDLEQDLLSQIEEYRKFKLLGEKMALQHEERAQYFSKPKTELVYDDAELVHDKTTIDLFLAFSKLLTKKKEEFRQNHTTIVRDEYKIEDLMNVVRHLCQPGKRILLQDIFEEAKDVNELITVFLATLELIKVQEVEALQEEPFGDIILVGLKNE; from the coding sequence ATGGATATTAAAATAAAGGATTTTGAAGGTCCCTTGGATCTTCTCTTACACCTCGTTTCAAAATATCAGATGGATATTTATGAGGTTCCTCTAATTGAGGTGATCGAGCAGTACTTGGCCTATCTGACGACCCTCCAAGCCATGAGGCTAGAGGTTGCTGGTGAATACATGCTGATGGCCAGTCAGTTGACCTTGATTAAGAGTCGGCGTCTCCTTCCAAAAATTGCGGAGCAAGCAACGGATGAAGAAGATTTAGAGCAAGACCTCCTGTCTCAAATCGAAGAGTACCGGAAGTTTAAACTATTGGGTGAAAAGATGGCCCTTCAACACGAGGAGAGAGCCCAATATTTTTCAAAACCCAAAACGGAATTAGTCTATGATGATGCAGAATTGGTCCATGACAAGACCACGATTGATCTTTTCTTGGCCTTTTCAAAATTGTTAACGAAAAAGAAAGAAGAATTTCGACAAAATCATACGACCATTGTTCGAGACGAGTATAAAATTGAAGACCTGATGAATGTTGTTCGTCACCTGTGTCAGCCTGGTAAGAGAATCTTGCTACAAGATATTTTTGAGGAAGCCAAGGATGTCAACGAACTGATTACAGTCTTTTTGGCGACTTTGGAATTAATTAAAGTACAAGAAGTTGAGGCTCTTCAGGAAGAACCATTTGGAGATATTATTTTAGTAGGATTAAAGAATGAGTAA
- the xerD gene encoding site-specific tyrosine recombinase XerD produces MKEYIASFIKEKDLSENSQTAYSYDLDQFVDTVHNHVSDTNLRIYQASIKDFKPAVQKRKLSAVNQFLFYLYQHQVIEDYHRLVLPKVSVPKSHDQELLDLSLLWEGSDLSQGRLIALLIVEMGLLPSEILQLKIVDIELDFQVLRVGKEGQKRVLRIPDALLGELTDLMTGTYLFDNKGKAYSRQWGFRQLESFLLEKGFENLSAQSLREQYILKQREQGMDLFSIARELGLKTLVTLEKYK; encoded by the coding sequence ATGAAAGAATACATAGCTAGTTTTATCAAAGAAAAAGACTTAAGTGAAAATTCACAGACGGCCTATTCTTATGATTTGGATCAGTTCGTGGATACTGTTCATAACCATGTCTCAGATACCAATCTTCGAATTTATCAAGCTTCGATTAAGGATTTTAAACCAGCTGTTCAAAAACGGAAGCTATCAGCCGTCAACCAATTTCTGTTTTATCTTTATCAGCACCAGGTTATTGAGGATTACCATCGTTTGGTCCTTCCAAAAGTCTCTGTGCCGAAAAGCCACGATCAAGAACTATTGGACTTATCCCTCTTGTGGGAAGGATCAGACTTATCCCAAGGGCGCTTGATTGCCCTCTTGATTGTTGAGATGGGCTTGTTGCCTAGTGAAATTCTTCAGTTGAAAATCGTTGATATTGAACTGGATTTTCAGGTTTTACGAGTAGGAAAAGAAGGACAGAAACGGGTTTTGCGTATCCCGGATGCACTTCTGGGAGAGTTGACAGATTTGATGACAGGGACTTATTTATTTGATAACAAGGGCAAGGCCTATTCACGTCAGTGGGGCTTCCGTCAATTAGAGTCCTTCCTATTGGAAAAAGGTTTTGAAAATCTTTCGGCGCAATCCTTACGGGAACAATACATTTTAAAACAAAGAGAACAGGGGATGGATTTGTTTAGCATCGCCCGAGAGCTCGGTTTAAAAACCCTAGTAACCCTAGAAAAGTATAAGTAA
- the cbpB gene encoding cyclic-di-AMP-binding protein CbpB, with translation MIAKEFEEFILQEEKTFLTPARNLAVLIDTHNVDHAILVLSQISYTRVPVVTDQMKYVGTISLTDILSYKMKHDYSDEVFSSMDIVHMTKKDGEYLGKEYNLTEVLHKLVEESFLPVVSEDGVFEGIITRKSILKAINSLMHNFSIEYEMRKK, from the coding sequence ATGATCGCCAAGGAATTTGAAGAATTTATTCTTCAAGAAGAAAAGACTTTTTTGACACCAGCGCGGAATTTGGCTGTTTTAATTGATACCCACAATGTGGATCATGCCATCTTGGTGCTGAGTCAAATTAGCTACACTCGTGTTCCTGTTGTGACCGATCAGATGAAGTACGTAGGGACGATCTCTTTAACAGACATTCTTTCTTACAAAATGAAACATGATTATTCTGATGAAGTCTTTTCATCCATGGATATCGTTCATATGACGAAGAAGGATGGAGAGTACTTAGGAAAAGAGTATAATTTGACAGAAGTCTTGCATAAGTTGGTAGAGGAATCCTTTCTACCAGTTGTTTCAGAGGATGGAGTCTTTGAAGGGATCATCACTCGAAAATCCATTTTAAAAGCCATCAACTCCCTCATGCACAATTTCTCAATTGAATATGAGATGAGGAAAAAATGA
- a CDS encoding metallophosphoesterase, whose translation MAEQVIIVMSDSHGDRQIVEEIKNHYKGKVDAIFHNGDSELESTDPVWEGIHVVKGNMDFYGEYPERLVTQLGPTRIIQTHGHLFQINFSFQKLDLWAQEEDADICLYGHLHIPDAWKEGRTLFLNPGSISLPRGPIQECLYAKVEIGADSYRVEFLNRKHEVYEPLTKEFDR comes from the coding sequence ATGGCAGAACAAGTAATCATCGTCATGAGCGATTCTCATGGAGATCGTCAGATCGTAGAAGAGATCAAAAACCACTATAAAGGTAAGGTCGATGCCATTTTTCACAACGGGGATTCTGAGTTAGAAAGTACCGACCCTGTATGGGAAGGCATTCATGTTGTTAAAGGGAACATGGACTTTTATGGGGAGTACCCAGAACGGTTGGTGACGCAATTGGGTCCTACCCGAATTATTCAAACCCATGGTCATCTTTTCCAGATTAATTTTAGTTTTCAAAAGTTAGATTTGTGGGCCCAAGAAGAAGATGCAGATATCTGCCTCTATGGCCATCTGCATATTCCGGATGCTTGGAAAGAAGGGCGTACCCTTTTTCTAAACCCAGGGTCAATCAGTTTACCGAGGGGGCCCATTCAAGAGTGCCTTTATGCTAAAGTAGAAATTGGTGCAGATTCCTATCGAGTTGAATTTTTAAATCGGAAGCATGAGGTCTATGAACCTCTTACAAAGGAGTTTGATCGATGA
- a CDS encoding nucleoside-triphosphate diphosphatase encodes MNQKIYEYKDALNWFLAEWGDRSDYNEYSEVSSEASELVDLVESLVGDTDLGFPLNVTVVRYASSLQFLTFLFQIVEETVGRKIEIVQRQGALLIVEGEQLLSVYLPKNGLPLADFLGQEGLKDRLLIATRNEGKTKEFRQIFEQMGFEVENLNDYPDLPEVAETGMTFEENARLKAETISQLTGEMVLADDSGLMVDILGGLPGVWSARFAGVGATDLENNAKLLHELAMVFELKDRSAKFHTTLVVASPGKESLVVEADWPGYINFEPKGENGFGYDPLFLVGETGKTSAQLTLEEKNQQSHRALAVKKLVEVFPTWQNK; translated from the coding sequence ATGAACCAAAAGATATATGAATACAAAGATGCCTTAAATTGGTTTCTAGCTGAATGGGGAGATCGGAGTGACTATAACGAATATAGTGAAGTCTCTTCAGAAGCTTCTGAGCTTGTTGACTTAGTAGAATCACTAGTTGGAGACACAGACTTGGGCTTCCCCCTAAATGTAACGGTTGTTCGTTACGCCTCTAGCTTACAGTTTTTGACCTTCCTCTTTCAAATCGTAGAGGAAACAGTAGGTCGGAAAATTGAAATCGTGCAACGTCAAGGAGCTCTTCTCATTGTAGAAGGAGAGCAACTGCTCTCTGTTTATCTGCCTAAGAATGGTCTTCCACTTGCAGATTTTTTGGGTCAGGAAGGCCTCAAGGATCGCTTGCTTATCGCAACTCGGAATGAAGGAAAAACCAAAGAGTTTCGTCAGATTTTTGAGCAAATGGGCTTTGAAGTCGAGAATCTCAATGACTATCCAGATCTTCCAGAAGTCGCTGAAACAGGAATGACATTTGAAGAAAATGCTCGCTTAAAAGCTGAGACAATTTCACAGCTAACAGGGGAAATGGTCTTGGCGGATGATTCAGGACTTATGGTCGATATTCTTGGGGGCTTACCAGGTGTCTGGTCTGCTCGCTTTGCAGGTGTGGGAGCGACCGATCTAGAGAACAATGCCAAGCTCTTACATGAGTTGGCGATGGTCTTTGAATTGAAGGATCGGTCAGCAAAATTCCACACAACCTTAGTGGTTGCCAGTCCTGGTAAGGAAAGCCTTGTTGTCGAGGCGGATTGGCCAGGCTATATCAATTTTGAACCAAAAGGTGAAAACGGGTTTGGGTATGATCCCCTCTTTTTAGTAGGAGAAACAGGTAAGACATCTGCTCAACTAACTCTAGAGGAAAAAAATCAACAATCGCATCGTGCCTTAGCCGTGAAGAAATTAGTGGAGGTATTCCCAACATGGCAGAACAAGTAA
- the racE gene encoding glutamate racemase produces MDNRPIGFLDSGVGGLTVVRELMRQLPHEEVVYIGDSARAPYGPRPADQIRDYTWEMVRFLLTKNVKMIVLACNTATAVVWEEVKEALDIPVLGVILPGASAAIKATKSKRIGVIGTPMTVASDIYRKKIQSLSPEMAVESLACPKFVPLVESNELQSSVTKKVVYETLKPLAGKVDTLVLGCTHYPLLRPIIQNVMGPEVQLIDSGAECVRDISVLLNYFEINRSRQLEDCHHQFYTTANAASFAAIAKTWLHQVVHVEHVEL; encoded by the coding sequence ATGGACAATCGACCAATTGGTTTTTTGGATTCGGGTGTCGGAGGGTTGACCGTTGTACGCGAATTGATGCGGCAACTTCCCCATGAAGAGGTGGTCTATATTGGTGATTCTGCCAGAGCACCTTATGGTCCGAGACCAGCAGATCAAATTCGTGACTATACTTGGGAGATGGTTCGTTTTCTCCTAACGAAAAATGTGAAGATGATTGTTTTGGCCTGTAATACGGCGACAGCCGTTGTATGGGAAGAGGTGAAAGAAGCCTTGGACATCCCTGTTTTAGGAGTGATTTTGCCAGGAGCTTCCGCAGCGATCAAGGCGACAAAAAGCAAACGAATTGGGGTGATTGGGACTCCAATGACGGTTGCCTCAGATATTTATCGGAAAAAAATTCAAAGCCTGTCACCAGAAATGGCAGTAGAGAGTTTAGCTTGTCCGAAGTTTGTCCCTCTGGTAGAATCCAATGAGTTGCAGTCCAGTGTTACAAAAAAAGTCGTCTATGAAACATTGAAACCTTTGGCTGGGAAAGTGGATACGCTGGTTTTGGGATGCACCCATTATCCTCTCCTTCGCCCTATTATTCAAAATGTCATGGGGCCAGAGGTTCAATTAATTGATAGCGGTGCTGAGTGTGTCCGGGACATCTCAGTCTTGCTCAACTATTTTGAGATTAATCGCAGTCGCCAACTGGAGGATTGCCATCATCAGTTTTATACAACGGCCAATGCAGCCAGTTTTGCAGCGATTGCTAAGACTTGGTTGCATCAAGTCGTTCATGTGGAGCATGTAGAATTATGA
- a CDS encoding YneF family protein, producing the protein MSTFLTILLIILAFFGGMLAGMYLLRKQFEKEFASNPRLNVEAVRTLLGASGQRPSEAKVQQVYRQILNQQKASLNTKKK; encoded by the coding sequence ATGTCTACATTTTTGACAATTTTATTGATTATCCTTGCTTTCTTTGGTGGAATGTTGGCAGGTATGTACCTACTTCGCAAGCAGTTTGAAAAAGAATTTGCATCAAACCCACGTTTGAATGTTGAAGCGGTTCGTACATTATTGGGAGCTAGTGGTCAACGTCCAAGTGAAGCGAAGGTACAACAAGTTTACCGTCAAATTCTGAATCAACAAAAAGCATCTTTGAATACGAAGAAGAAATAA
- a CDS encoding diaminopimelate decarboxylase codes for MKRPFISRERLKQITETYPTPFHLYDEAGIRQTARALHQAFSWNPGFKEYFAIKATPNPAILKILKEEGCGVDCASYVELLMAQKLGFTGKEIMFSSNNTPAEEMVFARQLGATINLDAYEDVAFLQSVATLPEVISCRYNPGGVFELGTDIMDHPEEAKFGMTKEQLIQAFTELKDLGVKRFGIHALLASNTVSNDYYPELAKQLFQLAVEVVEKTGVTLDFVNLSGGVGVNYKPEDQPNDIAVIGEGVRRAYEDILVPAGLDQVKIYTELGRFMLASHGLLVTHVTHKKQTYRTYLGVDASAVNLLRPAMYGAYHHITNLDRLDGETEVVDIVGSLCENNDKFAKNREFPVSEIGDLLVIHDTGAHGYSMGYQYNAKLRSAEILLEESGQTRLIRRAEKPEDYFATLYGFDFEK; via the coding sequence ATGAAACGTCCATTTATTAGTAGAGAAAGATTAAAACAAATTACGGAAACCTATCCAACTCCCTTTCACCTATATGATGAAGCTGGGATCCGGCAGACAGCTCGTGCCCTCCATCAAGCCTTTTCTTGGAATCCAGGCTTTAAGGAGTATTTCGCTATCAAAGCGACCCCTAATCCAGCCATCCTAAAAATCCTCAAAGAAGAAGGCTGTGGCGTGGACTGTGCTAGCTATGTGGAGTTGCTGATGGCACAAAAATTAGGGTTTACAGGCAAAGAAATCATGTTTTCTTCCAACAATACACCGGCTGAAGAGATGGTCTTTGCCCGTCAGCTAGGAGCGACTATCAACTTGGATGCCTACGAAGATGTAGCCTTCCTACAATCTGTTGCGACACTACCGGAGGTCATCTCTTGCCGCTATAATCCAGGAGGGGTGTTTGAACTGGGAACGGATATCATGGACCATCCTGAAGAGGCTAAGTTTGGCATGACCAAGGAGCAATTGATCCAAGCATTTACGGAGTTGAAAGATTTAGGAGTCAAACGATTTGGGATCCATGCCCTCTTAGCTTCGAATACCGTCTCCAATGATTACTATCCAGAATTGGCTAAGCAATTATTCCAGTTGGCAGTAGAAGTGGTTGAAAAGACAGGGGTGACTTTGGACTTTGTCAACCTCTCCGGTGGGGTTGGAGTGAACTACAAACCAGAAGACCAACCAAATGATATTGCTGTGATTGGGGAGGGTGTTCGTCGGGCTTACGAGGACATTTTAGTTCCGGCCGGCTTAGATCAAGTGAAAATCTATACGGAATTGGGCCGCTTTATGCTGGCATCCCATGGCCTATTGGTCACCCATGTCACCCATAAGAAACAGACTTATCGAACCTATCTAGGAGTAGATGCTTCGGCTGTCAATCTCCTCCGTCCCGCTATGTACGGTGCCTACCACCATATCACCAATCTGGATCGTCTAGATGGAGAGACCGAAGTAGTAGATATCGTTGGTAGTTTGTGTGAAAACAATGACAAGTTTGCCAAGAATCGGGAATTTCCTGTCTCTGAGATTGGAGATCTTTTGGTCATCCATGATACAGGAGCGCATGGTTATTCTATGGGTTATCAGTACAATGCCAAGCTTCGCTCTGCCGAGATTTTATTAGAAGAATCGGGCCAAACTCGTCTCATCCGACGGGCCGAAAAACCAGAGGATTACTTTGCAACATTGTATGGCTTTGACTTTGAAAAATAG